A genomic region of Gemmata massiliana contains the following coding sequences:
- a CDS encoding protein phosphatase 2C domain-containing protein produces the protein MIQTYTFSAAGGHAVNEDAFVLCPTTDRGAWIVALADGQGGRAGGARAAQLACDVTTQHVTRGESLDWVEILTRADLAVAQDREAGFTTLIGLCVRADRVVGASCGDSAAVVMCGDQAPRVLTSRQYKNPPVGCGDASFVPFEMKLTVPWKLLAITDGVWKYAGWEHVWDCVARLSGTELIAELQSAARLALTGEFQDDFTVVLLENE, from the coding sequence ATGATCCAGACCTACACGTTCAGCGCGGCAGGCGGTCACGCGGTCAACGAAGACGCATTCGTACTTTGTCCCACCACCGATAGAGGTGCGTGGATCGTGGCTCTCGCCGACGGGCAGGGCGGGCGCGCCGGTGGAGCACGGGCCGCGCAACTCGCGTGCGACGTTACCACTCAGCACGTCACCCGGGGCGAATCGCTCGATTGGGTCGAGATCCTGACACGCGCGGACCTCGCGGTCGCACAGGATCGTGAGGCCGGCTTCACGACCCTCATCGGTCTATGCGTTCGCGCTGATCGTGTTGTCGGCGCGTCGTGTGGCGACAGCGCCGCGGTTGTGATGTGCGGCGATCAAGCGCCGCGCGTACTGACCTCCCGACAATACAAAAATCCGCCGGTTGGTTGCGGGGACGCGAGCTTCGTCCCATTCGAGATGAAACTCACAGTCCCCTGGAAACTACTCGCAATCACGGACGGCGTGTGGAAGTACGCAGGGTGGGAACACGTGTGGGATTGTGTTGCTCGATTATCGGGCACCGAACTGATCGCAGAACTCCAAAGCGCGGCCCGACTCGCCCTGACCGGCGAATTCCAAGACGACTTCACCGTTGTGTTACTGGAGAACGAGTAG
- a CDS encoding protein-tyrosine phosphatase family protein, which translates to MYRITQCLSVGPFASSERAEKLLAAGVTHVLNVSDVPSHVAAGDNSFADVVWVPMSDSRRLAPATVIQAINALHELASAPGAHVYVHCVAGQIRSPTILWLYLMACGVPLQDARDWIEKRAKDAVAGHYRMVDREHVSLAQKHGSKYYLPHPRPDVIVPFPLSEDAEE; encoded by the coding sequence GTGTACCGCATCACTCAGTGCCTCTCCGTCGGGCCATTCGCGTCATCAGAACGCGCAGAGAAGCTCCTCGCGGCCGGCGTCACGCACGTCCTGAACGTGTCCGATGTGCCGAGCCACGTCGCGGCCGGCGACAATTCGTTCGCAGACGTCGTGTGGGTGCCCATGTCCGACAGCCGGCGGCTGGCACCTGCAACTGTGATCCAAGCGATCAACGCGCTCCACGAACTCGCCTCAGCACCAGGCGCGCACGTTTACGTTCATTGTGTCGCGGGGCAAATCCGCTCGCCAACGATTCTCTGGCTTTACTTGATGGCTTGTGGCGTCCCTCTCCAGGACGCGCGCGACTGGATTGAAAAGCGAGCGAAAGACGCGGTTGCTGGACACTACCGCATGGTGGATCGCGAGCATGTATCGCTCGCGCAGAAGCACGGGTCGAAATACTACCTTCCGCACCCGCGCCCGGACGTAATTGTCCCGTTCCCGCTGTCGGAGGACGCCGAGGAATGA
- a CDS encoding aminotransferase class IV, producing the protein MSAPLAYLNGRFLPFTEAVLPLHDAGFVSGATIVDNARTFRHKLFRWPDHLARFRRDCAACFVPLTATDEHLTATAEELVAHNTALLTPGSELQLVTFATPGPLGFYLGEANNGPPTIGMVTYPLPFARYRRFFTEGVSLAVAGTQSSDPGDLLPPRIKHRSRLFWHIADKTLNDPTSRYHAPGAVPVVLDHAGTADTAIACVLAVVDDTVIYPPADRVQDSISAKVVADLCATIGLKHRTEPLDFRQICEPSESNGKDTAPLNPSELLLAGTGFCIAGVKRFARAEHVRDYSWPGPVLNRLLTAWSDLVGVSIAKQFTG; encoded by the coding sequence ATGAGCGCGCCCTTGGCTTACCTCAACGGTCGGTTCCTGCCATTCACGGAAGCCGTACTACCGCTACACGATGCCGGATTCGTCTCCGGTGCAACGATCGTCGACAACGCGCGCACCTTTCGTCACAAGCTGTTCCGCTGGCCGGATCACCTCGCACGCTTCCGGCGCGACTGCGCCGCGTGCTTCGTTCCGCTCACCGCGACCGACGAGCACCTCACCGCGACCGCGGAGGAACTCGTCGCGCACAACACTGCTCTGCTCACGCCGGGCAGTGAGCTGCAATTGGTTACGTTCGCCACCCCCGGGCCGCTCGGGTTCTACCTGGGTGAAGCGAACAACGGACCACCAACGATCGGTATGGTGACGTACCCGCTTCCGTTCGCGCGCTACCGGCGATTCTTCACCGAGGGGGTGTCGCTTGCAGTAGCAGGAACACAATCGTCCGATCCGGGCGACCTATTGCCGCCACGAATCAAACACCGCAGCCGGTTGTTCTGGCACATCGCAGACAAAACACTGAACGACCCCACAAGCCGTTATCACGCCCCAGGCGCGGTGCCGGTCGTTCTCGACCACGCGGGGACTGCAGACACCGCGATCGCGTGCGTCTTAGCTGTTGTGGACGATACCGTTATCTACCCACCAGCGGATCGCGTGCAAGACAGTATCAGTGCAAAGGTGGTTGCTGATTTGTGCGCCACAATCGGATTGAAGCACCGCACCGAGCCACTCGACTTTCGCCAGATTTGCGAACCAAGTGAAAGTAACGGAAAGGATACGGCTCCCCTCAATCCGTCCGAACTGCTCTTAGCCGGCACCGGCTTTTGCATAGCTGGAGTGAAGCGGTTCGCACGCGCCGAACACGTGCGTGACTATTCGTGGCCGGGACCGGTGCTCAACCGGTTACTGACAGCGTGGAGCGATTTGGTTGGAGTGAGCATCGCGAAGCAGTTTACCGGGTAA